Proteins encoded within one genomic window of Humulus lupulus chromosome 1, drHumLupu1.1, whole genome shotgun sequence:
- the LOC133831712 gene encoding uncharacterized mitochondrial protein AtMg00860-like produces MEFKDYLDKFVVLFIDDILFYSKAQEENEEHLRLALNRLHEHQLYCKFSMFEFWLEQMTFLGHIVSKNGIEVDPAMIEAIRDWPQPKNASEVRSFLGLEGYYRKFFKGFSKIVTPLTNLTHKHQKFTWNEKCEESFQTMKDKLISAPILCVPSKEGKFVVYCDASKKGLGFVLMQNGKVVAYASRQLKDYERRYPTNDLELVAVVFAIKIWRHHVYGEKCEKFIDH; encoded by the coding sequence atggaATTTAaagattacttggataaatttgtagTGTTGTTTATAGACGATATCCTTTTCTACTCAAAGGCTCAGGAGGAGAATGAGGAGCATCTGAGGTTGGCACTCAATAGACTACATGAGCACCAACTATATTGTAAGTTCTCTATGTTTGAATTTTGGTTGGAACAAatgactttcctagggcatatagtgtccaagaatgggatAGAAGTGGATCCAGCAatgatcgaggccattagagactggcctcAACCCAAGAATGCCTCGGAGGTTCGAAGCTTCTTGGGGTTAGAGGGCTACTATCGAAAGTTTTTCAAGGGTTTCTCTAAGATTGTCACACCCTTGACCAACCTAACTCACAAACACCAAAAGTTCACATGGAatgagaagtgtgaagaaagctttcagactaTGAAAGATAAATTGATCTCTGCACCAATCCTTTGTGTTCCCTCAAAGGAAGGGAAGttcgtggtatattgtgatgcatctaaGAAAGGATTGGGgtttgtgttgatgcagaatgggaaaGTGGTAGCCTACGCCTCGAGACAGCTCAAGGACTATGAGCGGAGATACCCCACCAATGATCTTGAACTAGTAGCAGTAGTGTTCGCaataaaaatatggaggcaccacgtttatggagagaagtgtgagaaatTCATCGACCATTAG
- the LOC133831706 gene encoding uncharacterized protein LOC133831706 yields the protein MKQPEAQPNVLNQFMTEKRASIRNSETQIGQLANLMTNCAQGNIPSTTEVNPKEQCNAISLRSGKELEEPSKKPIQLAKVVNEKRAMHQHFFCQSTLIDVELFEVYERNFDKERKLEDYETVALTEECSAIQKKLPPKLKDLGSFNIPFSVGSSMVTKALCDLGASINLMPLSIFQKVDGVESEGNKIKVTKKKSMVEGGKRTVRHKVKRMFSEKARLFHERWKV from the exons ATGAAGCAACCTGAAGCACAACCTAATGTACTAAACCAATTCATGACTGAGAAAAGGGCATCTATTCGAAATTCGGAGACTCAAATTGGTCAGTTGGCTAACCTAATGACAAACTGTGCTCAAGGGAACATACCAAGCACTACAGAGGTAAACCCAAAAGAACAATGCAATGCGATATCTTTGAGGAGTGGCAAGGAGTTAGAAGAGCCCAGTAAGAAGCCTATTCAATTAGCGAAAGTGGTCAATGAGAAAAGGG CTATGCATCAACATTTCTTTTGCCAAAGCACTTTAATAGATGTCGAGttatttgaagtttatgaaagaaattttgacAAAGAAAGGAAactagaggattatgagacagtggcacttactgaggagtgtaGTGCGATTCAAAAGaagctacctcccaagcttaaagatctgGGTAGTTTCAACATTCCATTCTCTGTAGGGAGTTCAATGGtgacaaaggctttatgtgatttaggggctagtaTAAATCTAATGCCTTTATCTATTTTTCAAAA agttgatggAGTGGAAAGTGAGGGTAATAAGATTAAAGTTACTAAGAAGAAATCTATGGTTGAAGGTGGAAAGCGAACAGTTCGTCACAAAGTGAAAAGGATGTTTAGTGAGAAAGCTCGATTGTTTCATGAGCGGTGGAAAGTTTAA